Proteins co-encoded in one Lasioglossum baleicum chromosome 3, iyLasBale1, whole genome shotgun sequence genomic window:
- the Crmp gene encoding collapsin Response Mediator Protein isoform X4, with protein sequence MSTPVKKVPIHLQSAQNRLLVKNGKVVNDDGIADSDVYIEDGIIKQMGRNLIIPGGTRIIDARGKYVMPGGIDPHTHFELELMGAKSVDDFYQGTKAAVAGGTTMIIDFVIPGKDESLLEAYDRYRETADQKVCCDYALHVAVTSWNPKVKEEMTTLVQSHGISSFKMFMAYRDMYMLRDPELIEAFKTCKELGAIALIHAENGDIIAENTKRLLNAGVTGPEGHEMSRSEEVEAEAVNRACVIASQVNCPLYVVHVMSRSAAEAVVAARKHGACVFGETLAAAIGTDGTNYAHKCWKHAAAHVMSPPLRPDPDTPLVLMNMLAKDGLQVTGSDNCTFNADQKALGKDDFSKIPNGVNGVEDRMSIVWEKGVHAGIMDPTRFVAVTSTNAARIFNLYPRKGVIAVGSDADIVVWDPNRKRTISAETHVQAVDFNIFEGMEVHGVPEYVIVEGRVCVDECELKAVHGFGRFVESPSHVNYVYEMIEDREKRPRGVARSEAEAKKYAEEDAAIAKAREEARAAALANARQTNGTYERPKPKVNIPDCVPTLPDSAVVTPSSKGPRMEGQRNLQDSTFSISEDVEESRRACIRVNNPPGGRSAGGFW encoded by the exons AGCGCGCAAAACAGGCTACTGGTGAAGAATGGAAAGGTCGTGAACGATGATGGTATTGCTGACAGCGACGTTTACATCGAGGACGGCATCATCAA GCAAATGGGTCGGAATCTGATAATACCGGGCGGTACGAGAATCATCGACGCCCGCGGAAAATACGTGATGCCTGGTGGCATAGATCCGCACACCCATTTCGAATTGGAGCTGATGGGAGCCAAGTCGGTCGACGATTTCTATCAGGGCACCAAAGCGGCCGTGGCCGGTGGCACCACTATGATCATCGACTTCGTCATCCCTGGGAAGGACGAGTCTCTTTTGGAGGCGTACGATAGGTACAGGGAAACTGCTGACCAAAAGGTCTGCTGCGATTATGCGCTCCACGTCGCCGTCACGTCCTGGAATCCAAAA GTGAAAGAGGAAATGACGACACTGGTGCAATCGCACGGTATCAGTAGTTTCAAGATGTTCATGGCCTACCGTGACATGTACATGTTGAGGGACCCAGAACTGATCGAAGCGTTCAAAACGTGCAAGGAGCTCGGCGCTATCGCATTGATTCATGCGGAAAATGGAGATATCATCGCCGAG AACACGAAACGATTACTTAACGCGGGAGTTACCGGACCGGAAGGTCACGAAATGTCACGTTCCGAGGAAGTGGAAGCTGAGGCTGTGAACAGGGCATGCGTTATAGCCAGCCAG GTGAATTGTCCACTGTATGTAGTGCATGTGATGAGTCGTAGCGCCGCGGAGGCAGTGGTGGCTGCGCGTAAGCATGGCGCTTGCGTCTTTGGCGAGACGTTGGCGGCCGCAATCGGCACAGATGGCACGAACTATGCGCACAAATGCTGGAAGCACGCAGCGGCCCACGTTATGAGCCCACCGCTCAGGCCAGATCCAGATACACCTCTTGTTCTCATGAACATGTTGGCCAA GGATGGCCTCCAAGTAACCGGAAGCGACAACTGCACGTTCAACGCGGATCAGAAGGCCCTCGGCAAGGACGACTTCAGCAAGATCCCGAACGGCGTGAACGGTGTTGAGGATAGGATGTCAATCGTTTGGGAGAAAGGTGTTCATGCAGGCATAATGGACCCGACGAGGTTCGTCGCGGTGACGAGCACAAATGCTGCGAGGATCTTCAACTTGTACCCGAGGAAGGGGGTGATAGCTGTCGGCTCAGATGCCGATATAGTCGTCTGGGACCCCAACAGGAAGCGTACGATTTCCGCCGAGACCCACGTGCAGGCCGTTGACTTCAACATCTTCGAG GGTATGGAGGTTCATGGAGTACCTGAGTATGTAATAGTGGAAGGACGTGTCTGCGTTGATGAGTGTGAGCTGAAGGCTGTGCACGGTTTCGGAAGATTTGTCGAGTCACCGAGCCACGTTAATTATGTGTACGAGATGATAGAGGACAGGGAGAAG AGACCGCGTGGCGTGGCGAGGTCCGAGGCCGAGGCGAAGAAGTATGCGGAGGAAGACGCGGCCATCGCGAAGGCCAGAGAAGAGGCTAGAGCAGCGGCCCTTGCTAATGCCCGCCAAACAAACGGTACCTACGAGAGGCCGAAACCGAAAGTGAATATACCAGATTGCGTGCCGACTTTGCCAGACTCTGCCGTGGTTACGCCATCCTCGAAAGGCCCCCGAATGGAAGGACAGAGAAATTTGCAGGATTCTACTTTCTCCATCAGCG agGACGTCGAGGAATCGAGAAGAGCCTGCATCCGCGTGAACAATCCGCCTGGTGGCCGCAGTGCGGGAGGTTTTTGGTAA
- the Crmp gene encoding collapsin Response Mediator Protein isoform X3 translates to MSTPVKKVPIHLQSAQNRLLVKNGKVVNDDGIADSDVYIEDGIIKQMGRNLIIPGGTRIIDARGKYVMPGGIDPHTHFELELMGAKSVDDFYQGTKAAVAGGTTMIIDFVIPGKDESLLEAYDRYRETADQKVCCDYALHVAVTSWNPKVKEEMTTLVQSHGISSFKMFMAYRDMYMLRDPELIEAFKTCKELGAIALIHAENGDIIAENTKRLLNAGVTGPEGHEMSRSEEVEAEAVNRACVIASQVNSPLYITAVTSKSAADVVSVKRSEGVVVFGETLASSVGIDGSEQYGKVIEKARRYITSPPLRPDSTTPAYLIEHLAQDGLQVTGSDNCTFNADQKALGKDDFSKIPNGVNGVEDRMSIVWEKGVHAGIMDPTRFVAVTSTNAARIFNLYPRKGVIAVGSDADIVVWDPNRKRTISAETHVQAVDFNIFEGMEVHGVPEYVIVEGRVCVDECELKAVHGFGRFVESPSHVNYVYEMIEDREKRPRGVARSEAEAKKYAEEDAAIAKAREEARAAALANARQTNGTYERPKPKVNIPDCVPTLPDSAVVTPSSKGPRMEGQRNLQDSTFSISEDVEESRRACIRVNNPPGGRSAGGFW, encoded by the exons AGCGCGCAAAACAGGCTACTGGTGAAGAATGGAAAGGTCGTGAACGATGATGGTATTGCTGACAGCGACGTTTACATCGAGGACGGCATCATCAA GCAAATGGGTCGGAATCTGATAATACCGGGCGGTACGAGAATCATCGACGCCCGCGGAAAATACGTGATGCCTGGTGGCATAGATCCGCACACCCATTTCGAATTGGAGCTGATGGGAGCCAAGTCGGTCGACGATTTCTATCAGGGCACCAAAGCGGCCGTGGCCGGTGGCACCACTATGATCATCGACTTCGTCATCCCTGGGAAGGACGAGTCTCTTTTGGAGGCGTACGATAGGTACAGGGAAACTGCTGACCAAAAGGTCTGCTGCGATTATGCGCTCCACGTCGCCGTCACGTCCTGGAATCCAAAA GTGAAAGAGGAAATGACGACACTGGTGCAATCGCACGGTATCAGTAGTTTCAAGATGTTCATGGCCTACCGTGACATGTACATGTTGAGGGACCCAGAACTGATCGAAGCGTTCAAAACGTGCAAGGAGCTCGGCGCTATCGCATTGATTCATGCGGAAAATGGAGATATCATCGCCGAG AACACGAAACGATTACTTAACGCGGGAGTTACCGGACCGGAAGGTCACGAAATGTCACGTTCCGAGGAAGTGGAAGCTGAGGCTGTGAACAGGGCATGCGTTATAGCCAGCCAG GTGAATAGCCCGCTGTACATAACGGCGGTGACGAGCAAATCCGCTGCTGACGTTGTGTCAGTGAAAAGGTCCGAGGGTGTCGTCGTGTTCGGGGAAACTCTCGCAAGCTCTGTCGGTATCGATGGCAGCGAGCAATATGGGAAAGTTATTGAAAAAGCAAGGCGATACATTACTAGCCCGCCGTTGAGACCCGATTCCACGACACCTGCTTACCTAATCGAACACCTAGCCCA GGATGGCCTCCAAGTAACCGGAAGCGACAACTGCACGTTCAACGCGGATCAGAAGGCCCTCGGCAAGGACGACTTCAGCAAGATCCCGAACGGCGTGAACGGTGTTGAGGATAGGATGTCAATCGTTTGGGAGAAAGGTGTTCATGCAGGCATAATGGACCCGACGAGGTTCGTCGCGGTGACGAGCACAAATGCTGCGAGGATCTTCAACTTGTACCCGAGGAAGGGGGTGATAGCTGTCGGCTCAGATGCCGATATAGTCGTCTGGGACCCCAACAGGAAGCGTACGATTTCCGCCGAGACCCACGTGCAGGCCGTTGACTTCAACATCTTCGAG GGTATGGAGGTTCATGGAGTACCTGAGTATGTAATAGTGGAAGGACGTGTCTGCGTTGATGAGTGTGAGCTGAAGGCTGTGCACGGTTTCGGAAGATTTGTCGAGTCACCGAGCCACGTTAATTATGTGTACGAGATGATAGAGGACAGGGAGAAG AGACCGCGTGGCGTGGCGAGGTCCGAGGCCGAGGCGAAGAAGTATGCGGAGGAAGACGCGGCCATCGCGAAGGCCAGAGAAGAGGCTAGAGCAGCGGCCCTTGCTAATGCCCGCCAAACAAACGGTACCTACGAGAGGCCGAAACCGAAAGTGAATATACCAGATTGCGTGCCGACTTTGCCAGACTCTGCCGTGGTTACGCCATCCTCGAAAGGCCCCCGAATGGAAGGACAGAGAAATTTGCAGGATTCTACTTTCTCCATCAGCG agGACGTCGAGGAATCGAGAAGAGCCTGCATCCGCGTGAACAATCCGCCTGGTGGCCGCAGTGCGGGAGGTTTTTGGTAA
- the Crmp gene encoding collapsin Response Mediator Protein isoform X1, producing MSTPVKKVPIHLQSAQNRLLVKNGKVVNDDGIADSDVYIEDGIIKQMGRNLIIPGGTRIIDARGKYVMPGGIDPHTHFELELMGAKSVDDFYQGTKAAVAGGTTMIIDFVIPGKDESLLEAYDRYRETADQKVCCDYALHVAVTSWNPKVKEEMTTLVQSHGISSFKMFMAYRDMYMLRDPELIEAFKTCKELGAIALIHAENGDIIAENTKRLLNAGVTGPEGHEMSRSEEVEAEAVNRACVIASQVNSPLYITAVTSKSAADVVSVKRSEGVVVFGETLASSVGIDGSEQYGKVIEKARRYITSPPLRPDSTTPAYLIEHLAQDGLQVTGSDNCTFNADQKALGKDDFSKIPNGVNGVEDRMSIVWEKGVHAGIMDPTRFVAVTSTNAARIFNLYPRKGVIAVGSDADIVVWDPNRKRTISAETHVQAVDFNIFEGMEVHGVPEYVIVEGRVCVDECELKAVHGFGRFVESPSHVNYVYEMIEDREKRPRGVARSEAEAKKYAEEDAAIAKAREEARAAALANARQTNGTYERPKPKVNIPDCVPTLPDSAVVTPSSKGPRMEGQRNLQDSTFSISEDVEESRRACIRVNNPPGGRSAGGFWSVPKKEDSDVTGQ from the exons AGCGCGCAAAACAGGCTACTGGTGAAGAATGGAAAGGTCGTGAACGATGATGGTATTGCTGACAGCGACGTTTACATCGAGGACGGCATCATCAA GCAAATGGGTCGGAATCTGATAATACCGGGCGGTACGAGAATCATCGACGCCCGCGGAAAATACGTGATGCCTGGTGGCATAGATCCGCACACCCATTTCGAATTGGAGCTGATGGGAGCCAAGTCGGTCGACGATTTCTATCAGGGCACCAAAGCGGCCGTGGCCGGTGGCACCACTATGATCATCGACTTCGTCATCCCTGGGAAGGACGAGTCTCTTTTGGAGGCGTACGATAGGTACAGGGAAACTGCTGACCAAAAGGTCTGCTGCGATTATGCGCTCCACGTCGCCGTCACGTCCTGGAATCCAAAA GTGAAAGAGGAAATGACGACACTGGTGCAATCGCACGGTATCAGTAGTTTCAAGATGTTCATGGCCTACCGTGACATGTACATGTTGAGGGACCCAGAACTGATCGAAGCGTTCAAAACGTGCAAGGAGCTCGGCGCTATCGCATTGATTCATGCGGAAAATGGAGATATCATCGCCGAG AACACGAAACGATTACTTAACGCGGGAGTTACCGGACCGGAAGGTCACGAAATGTCACGTTCCGAGGAAGTGGAAGCTGAGGCTGTGAACAGGGCATGCGTTATAGCCAGCCAG GTGAATAGCCCGCTGTACATAACGGCGGTGACGAGCAAATCCGCTGCTGACGTTGTGTCAGTGAAAAGGTCCGAGGGTGTCGTCGTGTTCGGGGAAACTCTCGCAAGCTCTGTCGGTATCGATGGCAGCGAGCAATATGGGAAAGTTATTGAAAAAGCAAGGCGATACATTACTAGCCCGCCGTTGAGACCCGATTCCACGACACCTGCTTACCTAATCGAACACCTAGCCCA GGATGGCCTCCAAGTAACCGGAAGCGACAACTGCACGTTCAACGCGGATCAGAAGGCCCTCGGCAAGGACGACTTCAGCAAGATCCCGAACGGCGTGAACGGTGTTGAGGATAGGATGTCAATCGTTTGGGAGAAAGGTGTTCATGCAGGCATAATGGACCCGACGAGGTTCGTCGCGGTGACGAGCACAAATGCTGCGAGGATCTTCAACTTGTACCCGAGGAAGGGGGTGATAGCTGTCGGCTCAGATGCCGATATAGTCGTCTGGGACCCCAACAGGAAGCGTACGATTTCCGCCGAGACCCACGTGCAGGCCGTTGACTTCAACATCTTCGAG GGTATGGAGGTTCATGGAGTACCTGAGTATGTAATAGTGGAAGGACGTGTCTGCGTTGATGAGTGTGAGCTGAAGGCTGTGCACGGTTTCGGAAGATTTGTCGAGTCACCGAGCCACGTTAATTATGTGTACGAGATGATAGAGGACAGGGAGAAG AGACCGCGTGGCGTGGCGAGGTCCGAGGCCGAGGCGAAGAAGTATGCGGAGGAAGACGCGGCCATCGCGAAGGCCAGAGAAGAGGCTAGAGCAGCGGCCCTTGCTAATGCCCGCCAAACAAACGGTACCTACGAGAGGCCGAAACCGAAAGTGAATATACCAGATTGCGTGCCGACTTTGCCAGACTCTGCCGTGGTTACGCCATCCTCGAAAGGCCCCCGAATGGAAGGACAGAGAAATTTGCAGGATTCTACTTTCTCCATCAGCG agGACGTCGAGGAATCGAGAAGAGCCTGCATCCGCGTGAACAATCCGCCTGGTGGCCGCAGTGCGGGAGGTTTTTG GTCTGTTCCAAAAAAGGAGGATTCGGATGTCACTGGTCAGTAG
- the LOC143207411 gene encoding epidermal growth factor receptor kinase substrate 8, whose product MPYYNSGHSPSTYNKDGGSSGPSSTSGGRVSSSEPTYMMEHLATFTVTKETVYPADGMRRLLQLEKSSGIWSQKMQLRLERNWVLIMDNETGAVMERFPASLIQEPTAFTSRDPMEMYNNILVFTVADDSGSGQRAEMHIFQCQSVSAQDLVEDLKMLQMGKLGPGGSPRGPRGRIPPPPTLPPPEPPLNGVNVREQVSAFNANNADGQNDISREENNDEVSSTSSEKYERDVTILNHCFDDIEKFIARLQHAQAASKELERRRRNRKSKKRNLGDGMLTMRAKPPPEMEFIDIFQKFKLSFNLLAKLKAHIHDPNAPELVHFLFTPLALIVDASRDTNYDPNLPSKVVSPLLTREAVNLLINCVTSKETELWHSLGETWMIPRDQWKGHVSPYHPIFMDGWSPEYPIPEDRDHDHLASLLNADKQKRDELPEQQNDPYYNHREVDESHYSSDYLEYESREERGGNEYFERNYGPGSELYTREERVVDQTRAHSDISVDSIERTPRGAGIDRAQEAWLDDLMARHAKIVQVTYPRTANNDKELTVVRGEYLEILDDSRKWWKARNSRGQVAHVPHTIVAPHNPSHAADNDVFNNPLYTSRYPRQGHGYNYEDSELERTSTSPGPEATHRTHAIPPPAPADWVRKERLGKKDESTETSPAISDKVLVTNGTDTSDLPLDDGPLKSKSNETTEVVEIHPPPSNLSGNIVSERSSPPPPPPPPPLQTQTSVSSASSSRTGTYKSTKSIGGLSNQEQVQEELKYVLSMFREKKYKNDGTDRGVLLDQNSSPSEVSSWLTAKGFTEKTCKQLRDMTGSDIFDLTRRQMEQYCGAAEGGRLFSQITLAKSFSEKKSPRLSELKGILEKVRKKAEEQ is encoded by the exons ATGCCGTACTATAACAGCGGACACAGTCCTTCCACCTACAACAAAG ATGGAGGATCGAGCGGGCCATCGAGCACATCGGGCGGCCGAGTCAGCAGCTCCGAGCCGACGTACATGATGGAACATTTGGCCACGTTCACGGTCACGAAGGAAACGGTTTATCCAGCGGATGGTATGCGACGACTTCTGCAGCTGGAGAAGAGCAGCGGCATTTGGAGCCAAAAGATGCAGCTCCGTCTTGAACGGAACTGGGTCCTGATCATGGACAACGAGACAGGG GCCGTCATGGAGCGATTCCCAGCCTCGTTGATACAGGAACCGACCGCATTCACGTCGAGGGACCCTATGGAGATGTATAACAACATTCTCGTCTTCACAGTGGCGGATGACAGCGGTTCCGGTCAGCGGGCCGAGATGCATATATTCCAGTGTCAGAGCGTATCCGCCCAGGATCTCGTCGAGGACTTGAAGATGCTACAAATGGGTAAATTGGGTCCAGGTGGATCGCCGAGGGGGCCTAGGGGGCGTATTCCACCTCCCCCGACATTGCCGCCCCCGGAACCACCCTTGAACGGGGTGAACGTTCGCGAACAAGTGTCTGCATTTAACGCCAATAACG CAGACGGGCAGAACGATATATCTCGCGAGGAGAACAACGACGAAGTCTCCTCGACGTCCTCGGAGAAATACGAGCGCGACGTGACGATCCTGAACCATTGTTTCGACGACATCGAGAAATTTATCGCGCGTCTCCAACACGCTCAGGCCGCGTCCAAGGAGCTGGAGCGTCGCCGACGCAATCGGAAATCGAAGAAGCGGAACCTGGGCGACGGTATGCTGACGATGAGAGCGAAACCGCCGCCAGAGATGGAGTTCATCGACATCTTTCAAAAGTTCAAGCTTTCGTTCAATCTGCTGGCGAAACTGAAGGCGCACATCCACGATCCCAACGCTCCCGAGCTCGTACATTTCCTGTTCACTCCGCTGGCTTTGATAGTGGACGCGTCCCGCGACACCAATTACGATCCGAACTTGCCCAGCAAAGTGGTGTCACCTCTGCTGACTAGGGAAGCAGTGAATCTATTGATCAATTGTGTCACTAGCAAAGAGACAGAACTCTGGCACTCTCTGGGCGAGACCTGGATGATACCTCGGGACCAATGGAAGGGCCACGTGTCCCCGTACCATCCGATCTTCATGGACGGTTGGTCACCGGAGTACCCTATCCCCGAGGACAGGGACCACGATCATTTGGCGTCGTTGCTGAATGCGGACAAACAGAAGAGGGACGAGCTTCCCGAGCAGCAGAACGATCCCTACTATAATCACAGAGAAGTGGACGAGTCTCACTACAGCAGCGATTACTTGGAGTACGAGAGCAGGGAGGAGCGCGGCGGTAACGAGTACTTCGAGAGGAATTATGGACCCGGTTCGGAGCTGTACACCAGAGAGGAGAGAGTGGTGGATCAGACGAGAGCGCACAGCGATATATCCGTCGATTCAATCGAGAGAACGCCCAGGGGCGCCGGAATCGACAGGGCGCAGGAGGCCTGGCTCGACGACCTGATGGCCAGACACGCGAAGATCGTGCAGGTTACCTATCCTAGAACGGCGAACAACGACAAAGAGCTGACGGTCGTCAGGGGCGAGTATCTCGAGATCCTCGACGACAGTCGGAAGTGGTGGAAGGCGAGAAATTCCAGGGGCCAAGTCGCGCACGTGCCACATACCATCGTCGCGCCCCATAACCCCTCCCATGCGGCCGACAATGATGTTTTTAACAATCCTCTGTACACCAGCCGATACCCCAGGCAGGGGCACGGCTATAATTACGAG GATTCGGAACTTGAAAGGACCAGCACTAGTCCAGGACCGGAAGCAACTCATCGGACGCACGCGATTCCACCACCGGCGCCCGCCGATTGGGTGAGGAAAGAGAGACTTGGGAAAAAAG ATGAGTCTACCGAAACTTCACCCGCTATCAGCGACAAGGTGTTGGTCACAAATGGCACCGACACCAGTGACTTGCCACTTGATGACGGTCCTCTGAAATCAAAGTCGAACGAGACGACAGAAGTCGTTGAAATCCATCCTCCACCTTCTAATTTATCTGGAAACATTGTTTCTGAGAGATCATCACCGCCCCCGCCACCTCCACCTCCACCCTTACAGACTCAGACATCCGTTTCGTCGGCCAGCTCCAGCAGAACTGGAACTTACAAGAGCACCAAGTCTATCGGCG GACTGAGCAATCAAGAACAGGTGCAAGAGGAGCTGAAGTACGTGTTAAGTATGTTCCGTGAGAAGAAGTATAAGAACGACGGTACTGATCGCGGAGTTCTCTTGGACCAGAACTCCAGCCCTAGCGAAGTGAGCAGCTGGCTGACTGCCAAAGGATTTACAGAAAA GACTTGTAAACAATTAAGGGACATGACCGGTTCTGATATCTTTGACTTAACCAGACGACAAATGGAGCAATATTGTGGTGCAGCCGAAGGTGGCAGACTCTTCAGTCAGATTACTCTCGCAAAAAGTTTCTCCGAG AAAAAGAGCCCTCGATTATCGGAATTGAAAGGAATATTGGAGAAAGTTCGTAAAAAGGCAGAGGAGCAGTAG
- the Crmp gene encoding collapsin Response Mediator Protein isoform X2 has protein sequence MSTPVKKVPIHLQSAQNRLLVKNGKVVNDDGIADSDVYIEDGIIKQMGRNLIIPGGTRIIDARGKYVMPGGIDPHTHFELELMGAKSVDDFYQGTKAAVAGGTTMIIDFVIPGKDESLLEAYDRYRETADQKVCCDYALHVAVTSWNPKVKEEMTTLVQSHGISSFKMFMAYRDMYMLRDPELIEAFKTCKELGAIALIHAENGDIIAENTKRLLNAGVTGPEGHEMSRSEEVEAEAVNRACVIASQVNCPLYVVHVMSRSAAEAVVAARKHGACVFGETLAAAIGTDGTNYAHKCWKHAAAHVMSPPLRPDPDTPLVLMNMLAKDGLQVTGSDNCTFNADQKALGKDDFSKIPNGVNGVEDRMSIVWEKGVHAGIMDPTRFVAVTSTNAARIFNLYPRKGVIAVGSDADIVVWDPNRKRTISAETHVQAVDFNIFEGMEVHGVPEYVIVEGRVCVDECELKAVHGFGRFVESPSHVNYVYEMIEDREKRPRGVARSEAEAKKYAEEDAAIAKAREEARAAALANARQTNGTYERPKPKVNIPDCVPTLPDSAVVTPSSKGPRMEGQRNLQDSTFSISEDVEESRRACIRVNNPPGGRSAGGFWSVPKKEDSDVTGQ, from the exons AGCGCGCAAAACAGGCTACTGGTGAAGAATGGAAAGGTCGTGAACGATGATGGTATTGCTGACAGCGACGTTTACATCGAGGACGGCATCATCAA GCAAATGGGTCGGAATCTGATAATACCGGGCGGTACGAGAATCATCGACGCCCGCGGAAAATACGTGATGCCTGGTGGCATAGATCCGCACACCCATTTCGAATTGGAGCTGATGGGAGCCAAGTCGGTCGACGATTTCTATCAGGGCACCAAAGCGGCCGTGGCCGGTGGCACCACTATGATCATCGACTTCGTCATCCCTGGGAAGGACGAGTCTCTTTTGGAGGCGTACGATAGGTACAGGGAAACTGCTGACCAAAAGGTCTGCTGCGATTATGCGCTCCACGTCGCCGTCACGTCCTGGAATCCAAAA GTGAAAGAGGAAATGACGACACTGGTGCAATCGCACGGTATCAGTAGTTTCAAGATGTTCATGGCCTACCGTGACATGTACATGTTGAGGGACCCAGAACTGATCGAAGCGTTCAAAACGTGCAAGGAGCTCGGCGCTATCGCATTGATTCATGCGGAAAATGGAGATATCATCGCCGAG AACACGAAACGATTACTTAACGCGGGAGTTACCGGACCGGAAGGTCACGAAATGTCACGTTCCGAGGAAGTGGAAGCTGAGGCTGTGAACAGGGCATGCGTTATAGCCAGCCAG GTGAATTGTCCACTGTATGTAGTGCATGTGATGAGTCGTAGCGCCGCGGAGGCAGTGGTGGCTGCGCGTAAGCATGGCGCTTGCGTCTTTGGCGAGACGTTGGCGGCCGCAATCGGCACAGATGGCACGAACTATGCGCACAAATGCTGGAAGCACGCAGCGGCCCACGTTATGAGCCCACCGCTCAGGCCAGATCCAGATACACCTCTTGTTCTCATGAACATGTTGGCCAA GGATGGCCTCCAAGTAACCGGAAGCGACAACTGCACGTTCAACGCGGATCAGAAGGCCCTCGGCAAGGACGACTTCAGCAAGATCCCGAACGGCGTGAACGGTGTTGAGGATAGGATGTCAATCGTTTGGGAGAAAGGTGTTCATGCAGGCATAATGGACCCGACGAGGTTCGTCGCGGTGACGAGCACAAATGCTGCGAGGATCTTCAACTTGTACCCGAGGAAGGGGGTGATAGCTGTCGGCTCAGATGCCGATATAGTCGTCTGGGACCCCAACAGGAAGCGTACGATTTCCGCCGAGACCCACGTGCAGGCCGTTGACTTCAACATCTTCGAG GGTATGGAGGTTCATGGAGTACCTGAGTATGTAATAGTGGAAGGACGTGTCTGCGTTGATGAGTGTGAGCTGAAGGCTGTGCACGGTTTCGGAAGATTTGTCGAGTCACCGAGCCACGTTAATTATGTGTACGAGATGATAGAGGACAGGGAGAAG AGACCGCGTGGCGTGGCGAGGTCCGAGGCCGAGGCGAAGAAGTATGCGGAGGAAGACGCGGCCATCGCGAAGGCCAGAGAAGAGGCTAGAGCAGCGGCCCTTGCTAATGCCCGCCAAACAAACGGTACCTACGAGAGGCCGAAACCGAAAGTGAATATACCAGATTGCGTGCCGACTTTGCCAGACTCTGCCGTGGTTACGCCATCCTCGAAAGGCCCCCGAATGGAAGGACAGAGAAATTTGCAGGATTCTACTTTCTCCATCAGCG agGACGTCGAGGAATCGAGAAGAGCCTGCATCCGCGTGAACAATCCGCCTGGTGGCCGCAGTGCGGGAGGTTTTTG GTCTGTTCCAAAAAAGGAGGATTCGGATGTCACTGGTCAGTAG